A genomic segment from Peribacillus sp. ACCC06369 encodes:
- the speB gene encoding agmatinase yields MMKYQPKDSFKSPRFCGVRTFMRLPFVEQVDEHMDFVITGIPFDSGQSFRTGARFGPEAIRDFSILLRPYNPEQDINIFDYISGIDYGDIPIIPGYISETYKKIEEELTPIIDKGIIPISLGGDHSITLGELRAIVKKHGPVALLQFDAHSDTWDSYFEQKYNHGTVFRRAIEEGLIDVSRSLQIGMRGGLYGPEDLQDARDLGLGVYTTNDYKRIGVEKMLGVIHERVAKGPVFLSFDIDFLDPVYAPGTGTPEVSGASIDDALAFVRGLTNIDFVGFDLVEVLPSYDHGQVTAAAAANIVYEFITLIALAKKGKLEKKERVGDLETQLNN; encoded by the coding sequence ATGATGAAGTATCAACCGAAAGACTCATTCAAATCACCCCGTTTTTGCGGAGTACGTACGTTTATGCGGCTTCCATTTGTTGAACAGGTAGATGAACATATGGATTTTGTCATTACGGGAATTCCTTTTGATTCCGGGCAATCATTTAGGACGGGTGCGAGATTCGGACCAGAAGCCATTCGCGATTTTTCAATCCTTTTACGTCCTTATAATCCAGAACAGGATATTAATATTTTTGATTATATATCAGGAATTGATTATGGAGATATTCCAATCATTCCTGGCTATATTTCTGAGACTTATAAAAAGATTGAAGAAGAGCTTACCCCCATCATTGATAAAGGGATCATTCCCATTTCATTAGGAGGCGATCATTCTATTACTCTAGGGGAGTTACGTGCAATCGTTAAAAAACATGGACCAGTTGCCCTGCTTCAATTCGATGCTCACTCTGATACTTGGGATAGTTATTTTGAACAAAAGTATAATCACGGAACCGTTTTTCGCCGCGCAATAGAAGAGGGCCTCATCGATGTATCGCGTTCTCTTCAAATTGGTATGAGGGGTGGTCTGTACGGACCGGAGGATCTTCAGGATGCCCGGGATTTAGGGTTGGGCGTTTATACGACGAACGATTATAAACGTATCGGGGTTGAAAAGATGCTTGGAGTCATTCATGAGCGTGTCGCGAAGGGGCCGGTGTTTTTATCTTTTGACATTGATTTTTTAGATCCCGTTTATGCACCTGGAACAGGAACCCCGGAAGTTTCAGGGGCCAGCATTGATGATGCTTTAGCCTTTGTAAGAGGTTTGACAAATATAGATTTTGTAGGATTCGATCTCGTTGAGGTTTTACCATCATACGATCACGGACAAGTCACGGCTGCCGCAGCGGCTAATATCGTCTATGAATTCATCACACTCATCGCTCTCGCAAAAAAAGGGAAACTGGAGAAAAAAGAGAGAGTTGGAGATCTGGAAACGCAGCTTAACAACTAG
- a CDS encoding sugar phosphate isomerase/epimerase — MKVGLVTDILGYMPFEEMLDTCVDLGIETLELGCGNWSGAPHLDLNELLGSPTKRKRFLNELNIRGMSIAALNCSGNQLDPSEEGTIHKSVVDKTFQLAGLLGVETVVMMSGCPGGGPSDKTPNWLTHPILPSHFEMLDWQWNEVAFPYWEKAVTTAKEHGVRKVAIENLGCNLVYNPETLFKLRQEVGDTVGMNFDPSHLFWMGGDPIAALRTLGSAVYHIHAKDVRLERGIYDVQGLIDVKPMNQYAGRSWNYVALGYGHDSGWWKEFFTIVKMIGYEGPIVLEMEDLTMAPLTGVKKSMNVLKETLPREFDILT; from the coding sequence ATGAAGGTTGGTTTAGTTACTGATATTTTAGGCTACATGCCATTTGAAGAGATGCTGGATACGTGTGTTGATCTGGGAATAGAGACACTCGAGCTTGGATGCGGCAATTGGTCGGGGGCGCCACATCTCGATTTGAATGAACTTCTTGGAAGTCCCACAAAACGAAAGCGGTTTTTAAATGAATTAAATATAAGGGGGATGAGCATTGCAGCGTTGAATTGTTCTGGCAATCAGCTTGACCCATCAGAAGAAGGAACCATACATAAATCCGTTGTGGATAAGACCTTTCAGCTAGCAGGGCTTTTGGGTGTCGAAACGGTTGTCATGATGTCGGGATGCCCTGGCGGCGGACCAAGTGACAAGACGCCCAATTGGCTGACACATCCTATTTTGCCCTCGCATTTTGAGATGCTTGATTGGCAGTGGAATGAGGTGGCATTCCCTTATTGGGAAAAAGCGGTGACAACGGCAAAAGAACATGGAGTTCGAAAGGTTGCCATCGAAAATCTGGGCTGCAATTTAGTTTACAATCCTGAAACACTCTTTAAATTAAGGCAAGAAGTCGGTGATACGGTCGGCATGAATTTTGACCCGAGTCATTTATTTTGGATGGGCGGTGACCCCATCGCGGCTTTAAGGACATTAGGAAGCGCAGTTTATCATATTCACGCAAAAGATGTCAGGTTAGAAAGAGGGATATATGATGTCCAGGGATTGATTGATGTAAAACCAATGAACCAATACGCAGGAAGATCATGGAATTACGTTGCACTTGGATATGGTCACGACAGTGGCTGGTGGAAAGAGTTTTTTACTATCGTTAAAATGATAGGTTATGAAGGACCGATCGTTCTCGAAATGGAAGATTTAACAATGGCGCCATTAACAGGCGTGAAAAAATCCATGAATGTTTTGAAAGAAACGTTGCCTAGGGAATTCGATATTTTAACATGA
- the fba gene encoding class II fructose-1,6-bisphosphate aldolase has product MPLVSMREMLLKAKAGSYAVGQYNINGLAFAQSFLQAANEERAPIILAASDRLVDYLGGFKTIAAMVKSLMEEMDITVPVALHLDHGMDVERCKKAIDAGFTSVMIDGSHHSIDVNIEMTKMVVDYAQKSGVSVEAEVGTVGGTEDGLVGGIQYANPHECTRIVKETQIDALAAALGSVHGPYQGEPKLGFEEMELISNMTNVPLVLHGGSGIPLHQIKKAIELGHAKINVNTENIQVWAKTIREVLAVEGKVYEPRAIITPAKEAIISVVKRKMAQFNTIGKA; this is encoded by the coding sequence ATGCCTTTAGTATCAATGAGAGAGATGCTTTTGAAAGCAAAAGCAGGAAGTTATGCTGTGGGTCAATATAATATTAATGGTTTGGCATTCGCCCAGTCTTTTTTACAGGCTGCCAATGAGGAACGAGCGCCAATCATACTTGCGGCATCGGACAGGCTCGTTGATTATCTTGGCGGATTTAAAACGATTGCGGCTATGGTAAAAAGCCTTATGGAAGAAATGGACATTACGGTTCCGGTTGCCCTTCATCTTGATCATGGAATGGATGTGGAACGCTGCAAGAAAGCGATCGATGCGGGTTTTACATCGGTCATGATCGATGGCTCCCATCATTCAATAGATGTAAATATTGAAATGACCAAAATGGTTGTCGACTATGCCCAAAAGAGCGGCGTTTCCGTTGAGGCGGAAGTGGGGACAGTCGGTGGGACGGAGGATGGCCTCGTCGGAGGTATTCAATATGCAAATCCCCATGAATGCACGAGGATTGTAAAAGAAACGCAAATTGATGCACTAGCGGCTGCTTTGGGTTCCGTTCATGGTCCATATCAAGGAGAACCTAAACTCGGTTTTGAGGAAATGGAATTAATTTCGAACATGACGAATGTGCCTCTCGTCTTACATGGAGGTTCAGGTATTCCGCTGCACCAAATCAAAAAAGCAATTGAACTAGGACACGCTAAAATAAATGTCAATACCGAAAACATACAAGTGTGGGCAAAAACGATTCGGGAAGTATTGGCCGTTGAAGGAAAAGTATATGAGCCTCGCGCCATCATCACACCAGCGAAAGAAGCTATCATCTCCGTCGTGAAGAGAAAAATGGCACAGTTCAATACAATTGGAAAGGCTTAA
- a CDS encoding MFS transporter, producing MTLLHTARNRFLFLVLSFIFWFSNFIYIPILSPYLETIGGDYTFIGMVLGSYGLMQFLFRLPFGIFSDLIKVRKPFIIFGMVVSTLSCVTFAWADSLGWILLARSLAGVAAATWVAFTILFSSYFSERDLHRAMGSISLAVVLAQLLGMVVSGYIVDQWGWQAPFWMGGIIGFVGIVLSLFIYESNEDFLKEPIQLKELVSVMLEPALLKVSFLSILAHGIIFTTMFGFTPTFALKLGLQTDEISMVIFSFMIPHAIATMLSGKIFVPLFGQWRLLKLAFGLTAIFTTCTPLIDTKEMLFLIQGLNGFSLGILFPLFLGMAVESIPLEKRATAMGAYQAIYAIGMFAGPFIAGVLISHLGISAGFYFSGSLGATAVFFMILWSRHKGKKPNRELTERHVRDV from the coding sequence ATGACTTTGTTACATACCGCACGAAATAGATTTTTATTTTTAGTGCTCTCATTTATTTTTTGGTTTTCAAATTTCATTTATATACCCATTTTGTCTCCTTACCTTGAGACGATTGGAGGGGATTATACATTTATCGGCATGGTATTAGGCAGTTATGGGCTGATGCAATTTCTCTTCAGGCTTCCGTTCGGAATTTTTTCCGACCTCATAAAAGTAAGAAAACCTTTTATTATCTTTGGAATGGTCGTGAGTACGTTGAGTTGCGTGACTTTTGCTTGGGCCGATAGTTTAGGCTGGATCCTTTTGGCCCGCTCGTTAGCTGGAGTTGCCGCCGCAACATGGGTAGCGTTCACCATTTTGTTTTCCAGCTATTTTTCAGAACGTGATCTTCACCGAGCTATGGGCAGTATCTCGTTAGCAGTGGTTCTGGCACAGCTGCTTGGAATGGTGGTCAGCGGATACATTGTCGATCAATGGGGATGGCAAGCACCTTTTTGGATGGGAGGGATTATCGGTTTCGTTGGTATCGTCCTTTCACTTTTTATTTACGAATCGAACGAAGACTTTCTGAAAGAGCCTATTCAATTGAAAGAACTCGTATCAGTTATGCTTGAGCCGGCGCTTTTAAAAGTATCATTTCTATCCATTCTCGCACATGGCATCATCTTCACGACAATGTTCGGCTTCACTCCGACATTTGCTTTAAAGCTTGGTCTCCAGACTGATGAGATCAGCATGGTCATCTTTTCATTCATGATTCCTCATGCCATTGCCACCATGCTTAGCGGAAAGATATTCGTACCATTATTCGGACAATGGAGGTTACTGAAACTAGCTTTCGGACTAACGGCCATTTTCACAACATGTACGCCATTAATAGATACAAAAGAGATGCTTTTTCTGATTCAAGGGTTGAATGGATTCTCATTAGGAATTCTTTTTCCATTATTTTTAGGAATGGCGGTGGAGTCGATTCCCCTTGAAAAAAGGGCAACGGCCATGGGTGCATATCAAGCAATTTACGCGATTGGTATGTTTGCGGGACCTTTTATTGCGGGAGTATTGATTTCACATTTAGGTATTTCTGCAGGATTTTATTTTTCGGGTTCACTTGGTGCAACTGCTGTATTCTTTATGATTTTATGGAGCCGCCATAAAGGAAAGAAACCGAACAGAGAATTGACTGAGCGGCATGTACGGGATGTCTAG
- a CDS encoding sodium:solute symporter encodes MHILDISIMTLYFSVLIIVGVIGSKRAKTADDFIVAGRNLGHFMYLSCLAAVILGGASTLGTAKLGYQFGISGIWLVVMIGLGIIAIGLFLTNKIFDLKVLTISEMLEKRYNSQTRLISALVSVIYTFMLTVTQVIGMGTILHVLAGWNLTVSMIVGGGIVLFYTILGGMWSVTMTDVVQFVIMTIGIFFIMLPMSVSKAGGWGSLKENLPASHFELGNIGGETIFQYFLLFTLGVVVGQDIWQRLFTARTKAISRGGTVGAGIYSVFYAIAISIIGMCAFIILPNLGDPQNAFTSIAMETLPAGLLGVVIASVVSALMSTASGTLLASSTLVVNDIIKKYIGPGMSERQFLKTSRITTLTIGVLTIIVSIWIQDILVALDVAYAILSGAVFFPIILGFFWKRVTATAAFYSILASMVVIIVGLVINGPSSTQPILYGLATSFVVITVLTFLSSNKNNENKSEVKQDGKGKADMDTMAN; translated from the coding sequence ATGCATATTTTGGATATATCGATCATGACTCTATATTTTTCTGTTTTAATCATTGTGGGAGTAATCGGGTCCAAACGGGCAAAAACAGCAGATGATTTCATTGTAGCAGGGCGTAATCTGGGTCATTTTATGTATTTATCCTGTTTAGCTGCTGTGATATTAGGGGGTGCTTCTACTCTAGGAACAGCAAAGTTAGGTTATCAGTTTGGGATATCCGGTATTTGGCTAGTGGTGATGATCGGTCTCGGTATTATTGCTATCGGGTTGTTTTTAACAAATAAGATATTTGATTTAAAAGTGCTGACGATCAGTGAGATGCTTGAGAAGCGCTACAATTCTCAAACAAGATTGATCAGTGCCCTGGTCTCTGTCATCTATACATTCATGCTGACTGTAACGCAAGTGATTGGGATGGGGACGATATTACATGTTTTGGCAGGCTGGAATTTAACGGTTTCCATGATAGTCGGGGGTGGGATCGTTTTATTTTATACAATATTAGGAGGTATGTGGTCCGTCACCATGACTGATGTCGTGCAATTTGTCATCATGACGATCGGTATTTTCTTTATCATGCTTCCAATGAGCGTCTCTAAGGCAGGAGGGTGGGGCTCGCTTAAGGAAAATCTCCCTGCATCACATTTCGAGTTAGGAAATATTGGCGGAGAGACAATTTTTCAATACTTCTTATTATTTACTCTAGGGGTTGTTGTTGGACAAGATATTTGGCAGCGTCTTTTTACCGCACGAACCAAAGCGATATCTCGTGGCGGAACGGTTGGAGCAGGAATATATAGTGTTTTTTATGCGATTGCAATCAGTATAATTGGAATGTGCGCTTTTATTATCCTTCCTAATTTAGGAGATCCACAAAATGCATTTACTAGCATAGCGATGGAAACTTTACCTGCTGGTCTATTGGGGGTTGTCATTGCGAGTGTGGTATCTGCCCTAATGTCTACAGCTTCAGGAACGTTGCTTGCTTCTTCCACTTTAGTTGTTAATGACATCATAAAAAAATATATCGGTCCAGGAATGAGTGAACGACAATTTTTAAAAACATCCCGGATTACAACTTTAACGATTGGTGTATTGACCATAATCGTTTCGATATGGATTCAAGATATTTTAGTTGCATTGGATGTAGCTTACGCAATTTTATCCGGTGCTGTGTTCTTTCCGATCATCCTTGGCTTCTTTTGGAAGAGGGTCACGGCTACAGCCGCATTTTACTCCATTCTGGCCAGCATGGTCGTTATTATTGTGGGATTGGTGATTAATGGACCTTCCTCCACACAACCAATTCTGTACGGGCTTGCTACTAGTTTTGTCGTCATTACTGTACTTACTTTCTTAAGTTCCAATAAAAATAACGAGAACAAAAGTGAAGTCAAGCAAGATGGAAAGGGTAAAGCTGACATGGATACCATGGCTAATTGA
- a CDS encoding sigma 54-interacting transcriptional regulator, whose product MYDDMLEEELNKIIETSNNNILITDQDGIILYSNPKLWEIYGMESDSYIGTSVYQLESEGLLTPSINAIVLKEKKAKRIMQETKTGHVVMSTGYPIFNKEGLLVRVISYGQDQTEILQLQDQFEQLQRKVKGYQTEVEDLREKELDYHYLIARSNETKHILKTIHNVAKTDATILLLGPSGVGKSTFARAVHDQSNRKKEPFIEVNCSTIPDSLFESEIFGYEPGSFTGADKQGRQGLIEQADSGTLFLDEIGELPLAMQAKLLKVLQEKKIKRIGGKKENHINFRLVTATNQDLKEMVSQGKFRLDLFYRLNVIPIQIPALHERKEDIPLLIQHYLQKTNEKYQKFKKIHPSTYEVLTHYHWPGNIRELENLIERLILTIEEPNIFPEHLPQSITGQIEQPEDSTFLAIEQECEENFDLKKTLEKVERQLIAKAWKKCKTTYEMAEHMGISQPTVIYKLKKYKKYL is encoded by the coding sequence ATGTACGACGATATGCTGGAGGAAGAACTAAATAAGATTATTGAAACATCTAATAATAACATACTCATTACCGATCAAGATGGAATCATTTTATATTCCAACCCAAAGCTTTGGGAGATTTATGGTATGGAAAGTGACTCTTATATCGGTACCTCCGTCTATCAATTAGAAAGTGAGGGCCTTCTCACACCTTCCATCAATGCGATTGTTTTAAAAGAAAAGAAAGCGAAGCGGATAATGCAAGAAACAAAAACCGGTCATGTTGTCATGTCGACTGGCTATCCCATTTTTAATAAGGAAGGACTTCTCGTTAGGGTAATAAGCTATGGTCAGGATCAAACCGAGATCCTGCAATTGCAGGATCAATTTGAGCAATTACAACGAAAAGTAAAAGGCTATCAAACGGAAGTCGAGGATTTAAGAGAAAAGGAACTTGATTACCATTATTTGATTGCTAGAAGTAACGAAACGAAGCATATTTTAAAAACGATCCATAATGTCGCAAAAACCGATGCCACGATACTCTTATTAGGACCTTCCGGGGTAGGGAAAAGCACTTTTGCCCGTGCTGTTCATGACCAAAGCAACCGAAAGAAAGAACCTTTTATCGAAGTGAATTGCAGCACGATACCTGATAGTTTGTTTGAATCAGAAATATTCGGCTATGAGCCGGGATCATTTACAGGAGCAGATAAACAAGGGAGGCAGGGCCTGATTGAGCAGGCTGACAGCGGGACTCTGTTCTTAGATGAAATCGGGGAACTCCCACTTGCCATGCAAGCCAAATTACTGAAAGTATTACAGGAAAAAAAGATAAAGCGCATCGGTGGAAAAAAAGAAAACCATATTAACTTCCGCCTGGTTACAGCAACTAATCAAGATCTGAAGGAGATGGTAAGTCAAGGTAAGTTTAGATTGGACTTATTTTATCGTTTGAATGTGATTCCCATCCAAATTCCGGCACTACATGAACGTAAAGAAGATATACCTCTCTTAATACAGCATTACTTACAGAAAACCAATGAAAAATACCAGAAATTCAAAAAAATCCATCCATCGACTTATGAAGTTTTGACCCATTATCATTGGCCAGGAAATATACGAGAATTAGAAAACTTAATTGAACGATTAATCCTGACCATTGAAGAGCCAAATATATTTCCCGAACACCTTCCCCAATCCATCACAGGGCAAATAGAACAGCCGGAAGATTCCACCTTCTTGGCAATCGAACAAGAATGTGAAGAGAATTTCGATTTAAAGAAGACACTGGAAAAGGTTGAAAGGCAACTGATTGCAAAAGCATGGAAAAAATGTAAAACAACCTACGAAATGGCAGAACATATGGGTATCAGCCAGCCAACAGTCATCTATAAATTAAAGAAATACAAAAAGTACTTGTAA
- a CDS encoding Gfo/Idh/MocA family oxidoreductase, producing the protein MTLNFGVIGTGAIGREHIKRIANKLSGGRIVAVTDVNQEAAKQVVNQYGLEALVYPDDQSLVNSENVDAVLVTSWGPAHEQNVLNAIEAGKYVFCEKPLATTAEGCRRIAEAEMKHGKRLVQVGFMRRYDSGYVQLKEAIDRNEIGEPLMVRCVHRNPEVDEKYTTEMAVVDTLIHEIDVLHWLISDDYKSVQVIYPKKTSRAHANLKDPQLIIMETKSGIVIQAEVFVNCKYGYDIQCEVIGEDGVAYLPEPASIVTRKGAKRSTDILVDWKDRFMDAYDIELQDFIDSIIKTGQPNGPTSWDGYIASVTADACVKAQESGQKESVDLEEKPVFYTGKITVQ; encoded by the coding sequence ATGACATTAAATTTTGGCGTAATAGGAACGGGTGCCATCGGCCGGGAGCATATTAAAAGAATTGCAAACAAATTATCCGGAGGGAGAATTGTGGCTGTAACCGATGTGAATCAAGAGGCGGCAAAGCAGGTCGTGAATCAATACGGACTTGAGGCACTTGTATATCCGGATGACCAATCACTGGTAAACTCCGAAAATGTGGATGCTGTGCTTGTTACGAGTTGGGGTCCTGCACATGAGCAAAACGTATTGAATGCGATTGAAGCTGGAAAATATGTGTTCTGTGAAAAGCCACTGGCAACAACGGCGGAAGGCTGCAGGAGAATAGCCGAAGCGGAAATGAAACACGGGAAGCGTTTGGTGCAAGTTGGTTTTATGCGACGTTATGATAGCGGTTACGTACAACTGAAAGAAGCCATTGATAGAAATGAAATTGGCGAGCCACTCATGGTCCGCTGCGTACACCGAAATCCAGAAGTGGATGAAAAATATACGACGGAAATGGCAGTCGTTGATACATTGATTCATGAGATTGATGTATTGCATTGGTTAATCAGCGATGATTACAAATCAGTTCAAGTCATTTACCCGAAGAAAACAAGCCGCGCGCACGCTAACTTAAAAGATCCCCAACTCATCATAATGGAAACGAAGAGCGGGATTGTCATTCAAGCTGAAGTATTCGTGAATTGTAAATATGGCTATGATATCCAATGTGAAGTCATTGGTGAGGACGGTGTTGCATATCTTCCTGAACCAGCGAGCATCGTGACAAGGAAAGGCGCAAAACGGAGCACGGATATCTTGGTAGATTGGAAAGACCGTTTTATGGATGCATATGACATAGAGTTGCAGGATTTCATAGATTCCATTATAAAGACAGGTCAGCCGAATGGTCCAACTTCATGGGACGGATACATCGCTTCCGTAACAGCTGATGCTTGTGTAAAAGCACAAGAGTCCGGACAGAAAGAATCCGTTGATCTAGAAGAGAAGCCCGTTTTTTATACGGGGAAAATCACTGTACAGTGA
- the iolI gene encoding 2-keto-myo-inositol isomerase: MKLCFNQATTLENSNLVKDLKYCEKHGYDYIEIRTMDKLPEYLEEHSIEDLAEFFNANHIKPLAFNALVFFNNRDEDGHKAIIAEFKNMMIMAKKLGVKYVVAVPLVTEAKILKEDIKNSCVEVLTELSEIAEPFGVKIAVEFVGHPQCTVNTFGQAYDIVEKVNRDNVGLVLDCFHFHAMGSSLEDLKKADGSKIFILHIDDTEDFPIGFLTDEDRVWPGHGAIDLDSILFILKGIGYSDVVSVELFRPEYYELDAEEAIKTAKETTIQAISKYFVLQNA; encoded by the coding sequence ATGAAACTTTGTTTCAACCAAGCGACAACACTTGAAAATTCCAACTTGGTCAAAGATCTCAAATACTGTGAAAAACATGGTTACGATTATATCGAAATCCGTACCATGGATAAATTGCCTGAGTATTTGGAAGAGCACTCTATTGAAGACTTAGCCGAATTTTTTAACGCAAATCATATTAAACCACTTGCCTTCAACGCGCTCGTATTCTTTAATAACCGAGATGAAGACGGCCATAAGGCGATAATAGCCGAATTTAAAAACATGATGATCATGGCGAAGAAATTGGGTGTTAAATATGTGGTGGCGGTTCCACTTGTAACGGAAGCGAAAATATTGAAAGAAGATATTAAAAACAGCTGTGTGGAAGTATTGACGGAGCTTTCCGAAATCGCTGAACCGTTTGGCGTAAAAATTGCAGTCGAATTTGTCGGGCATCCGCAATGTACTGTGAATACATTCGGTCAGGCATACGATATTGTTGAAAAAGTCAATCGTGATAATGTTGGGTTGGTGCTGGACTGTTTTCACTTCCATGCTATGGGTTCCAGTTTGGAGGACTTGAAGAAAGCGGATGGGTCGAAAATCTTCATTTTACACATTGATGATACAGAGGATTTTCCAATCGGTTTTTTGACGGATGAAGACCGGGTGTGGCCTGGGCATGGTGCCATAGATTTAGACAGCATATTATTCATCTTGAAGGGAATTGGTTATTCTGACGTCGTATCTGTTGAATTGTTCCGTCCTGAATATTATGAACTCGATGCTGAAGAAGCCATTAAGACTGCAAAAGAAACGACAATTCAAGCTATCTCGAAATACTTTGTACTCCAGAATGCGTGA
- a CDS encoding LacI family DNA-binding transcriptional regulator: MKMSDVAKLANVSPATVSRVLRQPDLVSEDTKQKVLQVIEEMNYKPHMIASQFRTKETKIILVVVPDITRPFFSEVLRGIEHTAVENGYQVILGDTENDIEREKEYIDLLYKKQADGAVLLTARMNKESLENLSNQFPIVLACEYVDGLDIPTVSIDNVSSARKVTEHLIKLGHTRIAHITGPMNIILSRDRLGGFQQAMKNHHLKVNQELIQEGGDYSIDSGYDQMMKLLSLEKRPEAVFVFNDEMALGAVKAIQDHGLSVPKDIAVVGFDNLKIASIFHPHITTIDQPKYEIGKKATNLLLTLMKGGTVEKKKFVMKDELIIRESCGANLEKSLNA, from the coding sequence ATGAAAATGAGCGATGTGGCGAAATTGGCCAACGTATCTCCCGCAACCGTTTCAAGAGTGCTCAGACAGCCGGATTTAGTAAGTGAAGATACCAAACAAAAGGTGCTGCAGGTGATTGAAGAGATGAACTACAAGCCTCACATGATTGCCAGTCAGTTCAGGACGAAAGAGACAAAGATCATTCTGGTCGTCGTACCGGATATAACAAGACCCTTTTTTTCCGAAGTCCTTCGGGGCATTGAGCATACTGCTGTAGAAAATGGCTATCAGGTTATATTGGGAGATACCGAGAATGACATTGAACGGGAAAAGGAATACATCGATTTGCTATACAAAAAGCAGGCGGATGGAGCGGTACTCCTAACCGCTAGAATGAACAAAGAAAGCCTGGAAAATCTCTCAAATCAATTCCCGATTGTACTGGCATGTGAATACGTGGACGGACTGGACATTCCAACTGTATCGATCGACAATGTAAGCAGTGCCAGAAAAGTAACGGAACATTTAATCAAGCTTGGACATACACGAATTGCTCATATAACAGGCCCCATGAATATCATCCTTAGCCGGGATCGCTTAGGGGGGTTCCAGCAGGCAATGAAGAATCATCACTTGAAAGTCAATCAGGAATTAATCCAAGAAGGGGGGGATTATAGCATTGACTCAGGGTATGACCAGATGATGAAATTATTATCGCTGGAAAAAAGGCCTGAAGCAGTGTTTGTTTTTAATGATGAAATGGCGCTGGGAGCTGTAAAAGCGATCCAGGATCATGGGTTGAGCGTTCCCAAGGATATTGCTGTCGTAGGTTTTGATAATTTGAAAATAGCATCCATTTTTCATCCTCATATTACGACCATTGACCAGCCTAAGTACGAAATAGGGAAAAAAGCAACAAACTTATTGCTGACCTTAATGAAAGGCGGAACCGTTGAAAAGAAAAAATTCGTTATGAAGGATGAGTTAATCATCCGCGAATCTTGCGGTGCCAATTTGGAAAAAAGTTTGAATGCGTAA
- a CDS encoding sugar phosphate isomerase/epimerase has product MKLALDPTMYANLSLKEMVDKTAELGYEYIELSPREDFCPFYKYPKVDKEQIKNLKRWCSDAGVKISSLLPLYYWAGPDEERRQAAVRNWKRAIEVAVELDVDLMNSEFNGSKFNEVICEEKFIKSMDELLPVFEREGVKLNLQAHPFDFIETHEGAMDMIRALDRPWINLVYSTAHTFFYDDGKGDIAPMFDSAGDRLKHVLFADTFNHKASNGLRYIVNPPGVEATVHQHLNIGEAEVDFDTIFKKLKEMNFDGIATNAVFAWIDKADWSSKLMLQKMRDGLGLAERIGG; this is encoded by the coding sequence ATGAAACTAGCTTTGGATCCTACGATGTATGCCAATTTATCATTAAAAGAAATGGTCGATAAAACAGCTGAACTAGGCTATGAATATATCGAACTGTCACCGAGGGAAGATTTTTGTCCATTCTATAAATACCCTAAAGTGGATAAGGAACAGATTAAGAATTTGAAACGCTGGTGTAGCGACGCAGGTGTGAAGATATCATCCTTGCTTCCGCTTTACTACTGGGCCGGTCCTGATGAGGAACGGCGCCAGGCCGCAGTCCGTAATTGGAAACGTGCCATTGAAGTGGCAGTGGAATTGGATGTTGACTTGATGAATAGTGAATTTAACGGATCTAAATTCAATGAAGTTATCTGTGAAGAGAAATTCATTAAATCAATGGATGAGCTCCTCCCGGTGTTTGAAAGGGAAGGCGTCAAACTGAATTTGCAGGCACACCCATTCGATTTCATTGAAACGCATGAGGGAGCGATGGATATGATCCGTGCCCTTGACCGTCCATGGATCAACCTTGTGTATTCAACCGCACATACATTTTTCTATGACGATGGCAAAGGCGATATTGCCCCTATGTTCGATTCTGCCGGGGATCGCCTGAAACATGTCTTGTTTGCAGATACATTTAATCATAAAGCATCCAACGGACTCCGTTATATCGTCAATCCTCCAGGTGTCGAGGCAACCGTCCACCAGCATTTGAACATCGGCGAAGCGGAAGTTGACTTTGATACGATCTTCAAAAAACTGAAAGAAATGAATTTTGACGGCATCGCGACAAATGCAGTATTTGCTTGGATCGACAAAGCAGACTGGTCAAGTAAACTTATGCTTCAAAAAATGAGAGACGGATTGGGTTTAGCAGAAAGAATTGGAGGCTGA